In a single window of the Neodiprion virginianus isolate iyNeoVirg1 chromosome 1, iyNeoVirg1.1, whole genome shotgun sequence genome:
- the LOC124298068 gene encoding protein dopey-1 homolog isoform X3: MGSIALEEYDLMKDSKYRVYVSAVDKALKNFEYTSEWADLISALGKLNKVLLSHMKFPVIPRRIKISKRLAQCMHPALPSGVHLKALETYDIIFKCMGTNRLSHELFIYSAGLFPLLGHAAMNVRPSLLTVYETHFVPLGERLRPGLSGFLSGVLPGLEEGSDHFDRTNSLLEKVCDGVSPEHFYACLWDCLASNSGIRLPAISFVLAHFNRKLSMEDQLYIMGTNIDIMVAALCAGVQDSSVLVQRSALDLLLVGFPVHNSQLIREDMVLLLTAALVTILRRDMSLNRRLFAWLLGTEVNMSILKKRIDPAVAEASATYFDIFSKDMLIQAIKSTLRTVYKENPQDLKPYRILVSLLDKPDIGPVILDDILYEVFRTLYNACKKSDKPVKSNEVVKSANLLFTTLEPSYVWVHCGYLFEKACSARVKSLEEIEENRVNLVGSGMPNLIEVCILTEFLLDTVSLDASLDTPSEHLPGLFYQVINKLSCHTDVLSPNEIAKSLGLCAKILSRVQPTIATSHVDKIEPETKLEVMLNPGSPNTALADSSLTPIPLEKSQSDSKLNKTDMLNNLAVDKSPSPRRRANSGGSGKKSDKKSKKKSSKSTSKLSDSYTIQADGSNISVVVSEDIKLIARNKSMDNLKIDYSETNLNSSAPQSENLTPKSLSRKSLTGSNGSLNRGPSPALQAQNSMLEKCLRQYELFYVKLVSNRILTKDKTVSDMFEDLVIVSPRESFQERSIRLESLLTSRLSLEDSGFFCQDTPLHTEMTCLNFLQLKNGSIKRSEWEDAMKIASSLLVELSTFPTYCLPGDGILLEEEPKGQVVLPNWLKVLVVCACWLGREPSLQLTSMATLLDLIALLKAQRDVKPHPQSGEGVTTVVMVPLLKEWHINILEQHTNVFQVLAHSLWHHLGELPAHEYRMRCVELLHELHHALHNSCDAVEDIIGTTLTCDNLEKRIEAFSRFATLWHLGRDVETNPRLRGCLRTFDKSLLKMLDNLQLAYNSPLKLQAQSWLLHSLLRGDISRIVDPVLTMLLDPSTCRMSVLHVSIQHSNTVLTKNDVVEEKSEPHDDFEGAAKIYAISSVDGNVIYHVSDSTDDAKWKKGKKKVKLINPVKAKRIFAVTTLANGDKGSHFITEKNQFMKELEVPPSISGNNNISVFVNPLSVNCSANSNDSLTEDESLQSVKKSSLTTELLKNATRFKKKDFNKGSTASLDESLFDSANSSLKIKDKNEMKKANGDVGSSLDSITNSFDSSSPERTNKVQKPKKGMLIPGSSKEVAGTIMTGRYQSTNEFSTSYETHDVPGSFEATAEVPSWTMGDEECELELSTTAEEYFSNSSGVSIVEDILNEVIDKVLLQCDVMEPVKPSDASVQLDTNSRRTSGVGVHNLHSHMLLYCGVYDSTRTLYALRTLRNELLTNTRMFLCSAATTGIANTTKCTALLNLLARHRKSVFGRNFHGDIANSEFVAAYRSSMYLEVLISVCLYFARSYYPNLGQMRLTQEEIAGNRQVQLASAELLMLIFSELIAIVRDSGKGFSCYIVDLLAKCKVQKVALHCLVSSVLNMKNAQKENEDIFTFTEEIVLFNDPVTDTYVNKCKYRASDHTEAFQIQLLRLLLALIMLEHQCGVQKGEEVTPTQPTPSTPTRNAPNLTGSALKYIPGAPLPQQPMFLASILSALQLDHMRHLHQHWTTLVTSSLPFMGSSLTQIVTSVIHQLCYNIEHLASYYVSEEAALTLKLKDITTVECCLPADYTVTHLEALTFLLHYCLLDNSQQLGYSFNQPLSGTVQTGIPGANPGQIFNNLIHVFMPSPLSPEIASGKDKAGLSEQHLHARRTALSHLPRIIASLSALWQAVLVTKDNEQASCVVGSPRVVKHQLLELLSPISFHHGVNFLAAVAVAWHERRQPSAASKKVLPEACPNQQVMVHLVSAIRVMPIDTLVRTVHQLVKSPPPIHGVKQDFSLEVSVLELLYVYMQSNTSQSLVESWASLLGLLKDSLALTAPAQFLLLAILNEYIQKCPPMQEKKDIRDLQDITAKLVESCSQIAGACLEQTTWLRRNLAVREDVLEVAEGVSEVTPGTPPNTAYSVQAQAVLAEILAPLLDVSYGSQEKERVVTLLTNLMYNITPYLKNHTMRNIASFTACSQLLSSLSGYQYTRKAWRKDVLDLLLDPALFQMTPACLPYWRTIIDNLMTHDNTTFRDLMNRVSMAQSSGISIFSSKEQEYEQRAQLLKRLAFAILCSEMDQYHKYMPEIQERLADSLRLPQVIPSIQAQVFLCFRVLLLRISPHHATSLWPVIVSELVQVFLHIEQELNTDTEEFTRHNR; the protein is encoded by the exons ATGGGTTCAATAGCTTTGGAAGAGTACGATCTCATGAAAGACTCAAAATATCGAGT ctATGTTTCAGCAGTGGATAAAGCccttaaaaatttcgaatacacAAGCGAATGGGCTGACCTTATTTCCGCTCTTGGAAAGCTGAATAAGGTCCTTTTGAGTCATATGAAGTTTCCTGTCATACCGAGaaggataaaaatatcaaaaaggCTAGCACAATGTATGCATCCTGCACTTCCCTCAGGTGTTCATCTCAAAGCACTGGAAACGTACgacattattttcaaatgcaTGGGAACAAACAGACTCAGTCACGAACTTTTCATATACAGCGCTG gaCTCTTTCCATTACTGGGTCATGCAGCAATGAATGTTCGCCCATCATTATTGACAGTTTACGAGACACATTTTGTACCTCTTGGAGAGAGACTTCGTCCTGGATTGAGTGGGTTTCTTAGCGGTGTTTTACCGGGCCTTGAGGAAGGATCCGACCACTTCGATAG AACAAATTCTCTTCTGGAAAAAGTTTGCGATGGGGTTTCACCGGAACACTTCTATGCGTGTTTGTGGGATTGTTTGGCGTCAAATTCTGGGATTCGTTTACCAGCGATATCTTTTGTGCTGGCTCATTTCAATAGGAAATTATCCATGGAAGATCAGCTGTATATCATGGGTACAAACATCGACATTATG GTTGCTGCTTTATGTGCTGGAGTTCAGGATAGTTCTGTTTTAGTACAACGAAGTGCGCTTGATTTGTTATTGGTAGGCTTTCCAGTTCATAACAGCCAATTAATACGAGAGGATATGGTATTGTTACTAACAGCTGCCCTAGTCACTATATTGCGAAGAGATATGAGCCTGAACAG ACGACTTTTTGCTTGGCTTTTGGGAACGGAAGTTAACATGtccattttgaaaaaaagaattgatcCAGCAGTAGCTGAAGCATCCGCAACATACTTTGATATCTTCTCCAAAGATATGTTAATTCAAGCGATAAAATCTACGCTTAGGACTGTGTATAAGGAGAACCCACAGGACTTAAAACCATACAGAATTCTAGTCTCATTATTAGATAAACCAGACATTGGTCCGGTAATTCTAGACGATATCCTCTACGAAGTATTCAG AACACTTTATAATGCATGTAAAAAATCGGATAAACCGGTAAAATCGAACGAGGTAGTGAAATCTGCGAATCTTCTATTTACAACGTTGGAGCCATCTTATGTTTGGGTGCATTGTGGATATTTGTTTGAGAAAGCTTGCTCAGCAAGAGTAAAAAGCCTGGAGGAGATTGAAGAGAATAGAGTAAATCTGGTCGGTAGTGGAATGCCTAATCTAATAGAGGTTTGCATTTTAACTGAGTTTCTGCTAGACACAGTGTCTTTGGATGCCTCTTTAGATACACCATCCGAGCATCTACCAGGCCTATTCTACCAAGTAATTAACAAGCTTTCCTGCCACACCGATGTCTTATCACCTAATGAAATTGCCAAAAGTCTTGGCTTGTGTGCTAAAATTTTATCCAGAGTACAACCAACCATAGCTACTTCTCATGTGGACAAAATAGAGCCTGAAACAAAGCTAGAAGTAATGCTTAATCCGGGTTCACCTAACACAGCTCTTGCAGACAGTTCATTGACTCCTATACCGCTGGAAAAGAGTCAGTCGGATAGTAAGTTAAATAAAACAGATATGCTCAATAATTTGGCAGTGGACAAAAGTCCGAGTCCAAGGAGACGGGCAAACTCTGGTGGCAGTGgtaaaaaaagtgataaaaaatctaagaaaaaaaGCAGTAAAAGTACATCGAAGCTAAGCGACAGTTATACTATTCAAGCAGATGGCAGTAACATATCTGTAGTGGTGAGTGAAGATATTAAACTGATTGCCCGCAATAAAAGTATGGACAATCTAAAAATTGATTACTCTGAGACAAACTTGAATAGTTCAGCACCTCAGAGTGAAAACTTGACTCCTAAAAGTTTATCGAGGAAAAGTTTGACCGGATCAAATGGATCGTTGAACAGAGGTCCATCACCTGCTTTGCAAGCGCAAAATTCAATGTTGGAGAAATGCCTAAGACAATATGAATTGTTTTATGTCAAATTGGTGAGTAACAGAATACTGACTAAAGATAAAACGGTTTCCGACATGTTTGAAGATTTAGTAATTGTCTCTCCAAGAGAAAGTTTCCAAGAACGAAGTATACGCCTGGAATCTTTATTGACTTCAAGACTCAGTTTAGAAGATTCCGGATTTTTTTGTCAAGATACACCTTTGCACACTGAAATGACATGCTTGAATTTCTTGCAACTAAAAAATGGATCAATCAAACGATCGGAATGGGAAGATGCGATGAAAATTGCGTCAAGCTTGTTGGTTGAATTATCAACATTTCCAACCTATTGTCTCCCGGGAGATGGCATTTTGCTAGAAGAAGAACCTAAAGGGCAAGTTGTACTGCCAAACTGGTTAAAAGTCTTAGTGGTTTGCGCCTGTTGGTTGGGGAGAGAGCCGTCACTCCAATTAACGAGTATGGCAACCTTATTGGATTTAATTGCTTTATTGAAAGCACAACGAGATGTGAAGCCTCATCCTCAGAGTGGAGAGGGAGTAACAACAGTTGTGATGGTTCCCTTGTTGAAAGAATGGCACATCAATATTTTAGAACAACATACAAACGTGTTTCAA GTGCTTGCTCATTCTTTATGGCATCATCTTGGGGAGCTGCCTGCTCACGAATACAGAATGCGTTGTGTTGAACTGTTACACGAATTGCATCATGCACTTCATAATTCCTGCGATGCTGTTGAGGATATAATAGGTACAACTCTGACGTGTGACAATCtggaaaaaagaatagaaGCATTCAGCAGATTTGCAACACTATGGCATCTAGGTCGAGATGTTGAAACTAATCCTAGATTAAGAGGATGCTTGAGGACGTTTGATAA ATCTTTGTTGAAAATGTTAGATAATCTTCAACTAGCGTATAATTCGCCACTGAAACTTCAAGCGCAATCCTGGTTGCTGCATTCCTTATTGCGTGGTGATATTTCACGTATTGTTGATCCTGTGCTGACAATGTTACTGGACCCTTCCACTTGTAGAATGAGCGTACTTCACGTTAGCATTCAACATAGCAATACAGTACTCACTAAAAATGACGTGGTTGAAGAAAAGTCAGAGCCACATGATGATTTTGAAGGTGCTGCAAAGATTTACGCTATCAGTTCTGTCGATGGTAATGTTATATATCACGTCAGCGATTCTACAGATGATGCTAAGTGGAagaagggtaaaaaaaaagtcaaattgaTAAATCCTGTTAAGGCAAAGAGAATATTCGCTGTGACAACGTTGGCAAATGGTGATAAAGGTAGTCATTTTATAACGGAGAAGAATCAGTTCATGAAAGAATTGGAGGTACCACCAAGTATTTCGGGTAATAATAACATATCCGTTTTTGTTAATCCGTTGTCAGTGAACTGTAGTGCAAATTCTAATGACTCCTTGACTGAAGACGAGTCTTTGCAAAGTGTTAAAAAATCTAGTTTGACAACAgaacttttaaaaaatgctaCTAGGTTCAAAAAGAAAGACTTTAATAAAGGATCGACTGCAAGTTTGGATGAAAGTTTGTTCGATTCTGCCAATTCTAGCTTAAAAATTAAGgataaaaacgaaatgaagAAAGCGAATGGCGATGTTGGATCGTCATTAGACTCTATTACGAATAGTTTTGATTCCAGTAGTCCTGAAAGAACAAACAAAGtacaaaaaccgaaaaaagGAATGTTAATTCCTGGTAGCTCCAAAGAAGTTGCCGGCACAATAATGACTGGTAGATACCAGAGtacaaatgaattttcaacaagcTATGAAACACATGATGTTCCGGGAAGCTTTGAAGCAACAGCTGAAGTTCCTAGCTGGACAATGGGAGATGAAGAGTGTGAGTTGGAACTAAGTACTACTGCTGAAGAGTATTTCAGCAATTCCAGTGGTGTCAGTATTGTTGAAGATATTCTTAACGAAGTTATTGACAAAGTATTGCTACAGTGTGATGTTATGGAGCCAGTTAAGCCT TCAGATGCATCGGTACAACTTGATACAAACTCTAGACGCACTTCTGGTGTCGGCGTTCACAATCTTCACTCTCATATGCTGCTTTACTGCGGAGTTTATGACTCAACGAGAACGCTTTATGCATTGCGTACTCTAAGAAACGAACTTTTAACAAATACAAGAATGTTCTTGTGCTCGGCAGCGACAACCGGTATTGCAAATACCACAAAATGTACAGCACTACTAAATTTATTAGCAAGACATAGGAAAAGTGTATTTGGTCGAAACTTTCATGGAGACATAGCGAACAGCGAGTTTGTAGCAGCGTATAGAAGTAGCATGTACTTGGAGGTTTTGATTAGTGTTTGCTTATACTTTGCCAGAAGTTATTATCCCAATTTAGGACAAATGAGACTGACCCAGGAGGAGATTGCTGGAAATAGACag GTTCAGTTAGCAAGCGCAGAGCTTTTAATGCTTATATTCTCTGAACTTATTGCCATTGTTCGAGATTCTGGAAAAGGATTTAGTTGTTACATAGTTGACTTATTGGCGAAATGTAAGGTTCAAAAGGTCGCTCTTCATTGCTTGGTATCAAGCGTCctaaatatgaaaaatgcccagaaagaaaatgaagatatttttactttcactgAAGAAATAGTATTGTTTAATGACCCTGTGACTGACACTTACGTAAACAAATGTAAATACAGAGCTAGTGATCATACCGAAGCCTTTCAAATACAATTACTAAG GCTTTTGTTAGCTCTAATTATGCTTGAGCATCAATGTGGTGTGCAGAAAGGGGAAGAGGTTACTCCAACTCAACCAACTCCTTCTACACCAACTCGAAATGCACCAAATTTAACTGGCAGTGCACTTAAATATATACCTGGAGCACCATTACCTCAGCAGCCAATGTTCTTAGCCAGTATATTGAGCGCCTTGCAATTG GATCACATGAGGCATTTACATCAGCATTGGACAACGCTGGTCACATCTAGCCTTCCATTTATGGGATCATCTCTCACGCAAATTGTGACATCTGTAATTCACCAGCTTTGTTATAATATAGAACATCTAGCATCTTATTACGTCAGTGAAGAGGCGGCACTCActttaaaattgaaagatataACTACTGTCGAATGCTGCTTACCGGCAGATTACACTGTTACTCATTTGGAAGCGTTGACTTTTCTACTTCATTACTGCTTACTTGATAACTCGCAGCAACTTGGGTATTCGTTTAATCAGCCGCTGAGTGGAACTGTTCAAACCGGAATTCCTGGAGCAAATCCTGGGCAAATATTCAATAATCTTATCCATGTGTTCATGCCCAGCCCACTTTCACCT gaAATAGCCAGTGGAAAGGATAAGGCTGGATTGAGTGAACAACACTTACATGCAAGAAGAACAGCTTTGAGTCATTTACCAAGAATAATAGCTTCTCTTTCAGCTTTGTGGCAAGCAGTACTTGTCACTAAGGATAA CGAACAGGCAAGTTGTGTCGTGGGTAGCCCCAGGGTTGTTAAACATCAGCTACTGGAACTCTTATCTCCTATTTCGTTTCATCATGGTGTTAATTTCCTGGCTGCAGTTGCAGTTGCGTGGCATGAAAGAAGACAACCGTCGGCTGCGTCAAAAAAG GTCTTACCTGAAGCCTGTCCAAACCAACAAGTGATGGTCCATCTAGTCAGCGCTATTCGTGTTATGCCTATTGATACACTTGTACGCACTGTGCACCAATTAGTCAAATCTCCACCACCGATTCACGGCGTAAAACAAGATTTCTCTCTGGAAGTATCGGTCTTGGAATTGTTGTACGTTTACATGCAGAGTAATACATCACAATCTCTTGTTGAATCGTGGGCATCTTTACTTGGACTACTCAAAGATAGTCTTGCATTAACTGCACCTGCGCAGTTCCTGTTACTCGCGATATTAAATGAGTATATACAAAAATGTCCGCCTATGCaagagaaaaaagatattCGTGATCTACAAGATATCACAGCTAAG ctgGTGGAATCATGCTCTCAAATAGCCGGAGCATGTCTAGAGCAAACAACATGGCTAAGACGAAATTTAGCTGTGCGAGAAGATGTTTTAGAGGTTGCGGAAGGAGTGTCTGAAG TTACCCCTGGTACACCGCCTAATACTGCCTACAGCGTTCAGGCTCAGGCTGTCTTAGCTGAAATTTTGGCACCCCTTTTGGATGTTAGTTATGGATCCCAAGAGAAAGAGCGAGTAGTTACACTGTTAACCAATCTCATGTACAATATTACACCATATCTGAAAAATCATAC AATGAGAAATATTGCATCATTCACTGCCTGTTCACAACTACTGAGCTCACTTTCCGGCTACCAGTATACTAGAAAAGCATGGCGTAAAGATGTTCTTGATTTACTACTCGATCCTGCGCTATTTCAAATGACGCCAGCGTGTTTACCCTATTGGAGAACTATAATTGACAATTTAATGACACATGACAACACCACATTCAGGGATCTAATGA ACAGAGTATCAATGGCACAAAGTAGTGGAATTAGCATATTTTCTTCTAAGGAACAAGAATATGAGCAAAGAGCCCAACTTCTAAAACGTTTGGCATTTGCTATTCTTTGCAGTGAAATGGATCAATATCACAAATATATGCCCGAAATTCAAG AACGTCTAGCCGACAGTTTAAGGCTTCCTCAGGTGATCCCATCCATTCAGGCTCAAGTTTTCCTGTGCTTTAGAGTATTGTTACTGCGAATTTCACCTCATCATGCTACGTCCTTATGGCCTGTTATTGTCAGTGAACTGGTTCAAGTATTTTTACACATTGAACAAGAGTTGAATACTGATACTGAAGAATTCAC TCGACACAACAGGTAA